A genome region from Vespa velutina chromosome 18, iVesVel2.1, whole genome shotgun sequence includes the following:
- the LOC124955461 gene encoding Fanconi anemia group I protein homolog isoform X1 has protein sequence MYAKLQDLMGRKDRPRLHKFVQNVNIEELCKVLCDKIYSADIVKVLDEILQAFCNADKFSENKLKVVKAILKTLGSAKINSNNAEEIISLIAMDFPNFSKNCLIQLVQFSTSNIYSNEDNFYSWKDLLPVLLEILEQEKYIDYMNSEVTGSEYKMLIVKSICNSQWEPSIVPCLAKMFGDMILEKKDLNVVIIALCHKLCMIALNEIPPFVYQTLRLCSNFSCIHLIVSLRKYFASYYSNANSKEKENNLDDISTTSLKEIQDAESNVLFHIHHATQLHYKCIKDLILAFKKFSIVPEYVLEPFILSTIFIISSVHEEQVFEMLHQTILRKMQDDEKCKNSAWLKSLMNNNCDIMNIIDQVIANSDKDRHVVLKGIMELGFVLMDTEHTIGKVNKYPTHNIGIQILQRLMKKRHEICGSVLQLLTDKIVAGGLLISQYTDCLAYMCSKLAMNVLDFQTYIITLLDQLLCVPGTAAVQILYAVLPLIHVSSNVKDNLMLSLRKALYRKGICTRKMAVTGFLELLKMLKMNFRRNLSNDYSSNSSMSITLSNSTSILTQVTLEKHNNIGNNYGCNKRLCVDILNILKKCFTQEYEVRSHLYEGLYEVVIKNPELSEYIVEILLAQLNLYFEIDENVLPPLKIDLSADINDIQIVPKEPIATLISVLQAIYIKTALEDWEILNKVAIILESLCIRMARTETEHLNLDDTMNLLDNTPKSQQKLHNLKEMIGVYESLISFRVNSWVNESKNIAKSIYGLFKGYNRLMDIIKNIRKKKGNKNKKNKDANNTTFKKKSHSDIIKLPNGNISLNIVCKILELHYLDKWSDNDEAKILRSHRDFYHYILQSCISTFQTIILLSIPDFEKHKKQYIKVYHKIGELLYKNVILEFRNAFNDDQQGTLLALQCFKEYCCLICSKFSSQLPQFLYSMCNEKPMESFNMQLETFILSFKAPLKISFEQDSDEPEFYKQMSLILLEIIQQFVHQLNFHEKNTKKIFEWISKCSQMEGISVSAAILILQILLWIEDCDKDNGEILNDICLEISEKLGMIHKIETSKNEKYKIINENTVVQAYSVLNHYIKNKLDNVSWFLERLKAELAIMNVVNINNEQHAEDLVEKERSLCRQLSYIIQILYTLANISIDPGQSTNSIFKNLQQLYNILSKLTKYFYNKSSSGNAAFHAVRFIQVIQLAGKPLKSTFYNLVTHIEESQSKDKKRLKTDTNIQKNHILKETKLIPRVVYEIEQFSKEVLLLAKKTGVPLENYIKHSVTRDFRILDSRLTESLEQVDVSMLSTQRTNVTNINNSLTHDLDNNSSSITEHSLTES, from the exons ATGTATGCGAAATTACAAGATCTAATGGGTCGAAAAGACCGACCACGATTACACAAATTCGTACAGAATGTAAATATAGAAGAA ctTTGCAAAGTATTATGTGATAAGATTTATAGCGCAGATATAGTAAAAGTGTTGGATGAAATACTACAAGCATTTTGTAATGCTGATAAATTTTctgaaaacaaattaaaagtaGTGAAAGCCATACTAAAAACTCTAGGAAGTGCtaaaattaatagtaataacgcaGAAGAAATCATCAGTCTTATAGCTATGGATTTTcctaatttttcaaagaattgtCTAATTCAATTAGTACAATTTTCTActtctaatatttattcaaacgaAGATAATTTCTACAg ttgGAAAGATTTATTACCGGTGTTACTAGAAATCttagaacaagaaaaatatattgattatatgaATTCAGAAGTCACTGGAAGTGAATATAAGATGCTTATCGTTAAATCCATATGTAACAGCCAATGGGAGCCTAGCATTGTACCATGTCTAGCGAAAATGTTTgg AGACATGATTCTGGAGAAAAAAGATCTGAATGTGGTAATTATTGCATTGTGTCATAAACTTTGCATGATTGCTTTAAATGAAATCCCACCTTTTGTATATCAGACTCTTAGATTATGTAGTAATTTTAGTTGTATACATTTGATTGTATCACTGCGTAAATATTTTGCATCGTATTATTCAAATGcaaatagtaaagaaaaagagaataatttagACGATATTA gTACAACaagtttaaaagaaatacaagatGCAGAAAGTAATGTACTGTTTCACATACATCATGCCACACAATtacattataaatgtataaaagatttgatacttgcatttaaaaaattttctatagtaCCAGAATATGTATTAGAacctttcattttatctacgatatttataatctcCAGTGTACATGAAGAACAG GTTTTTGAAATGCTTCATCAGAcgattttaagaaaaatgcaagatgatgaaaaatgtaagaatAGTGCTTGGTTAAAAtctttaatgaataataattgtgatattatgaatattatagatCAAGTTATAGCAAATag tGATAAAGACCGTCATGTTGTATTAAAAGGAATTATGGAGTTAGGATTTGTGCTTATGGATACAGAACATACAATTggaaaagttaataaatatccAACACATAATATTGGTATACAGATACTTCAAAgattaatgaagaaaagacATGAGATATGTGGATCTGTACTTCAATTATTAACTGATAAAATAGTGGCAGGTGGTTTGTTAATATCGCAGTACACAg ATTGTTTGGCATATATGTGCTCTAAATTAGCAATGAATGTGCTCGATTTTCAAACTTATATAATTACTCTTCTTGATCAATTGCTATGTGTACCTGGTACTGCAGCTGTACAAATTCTTTACGCAGTTTTGCCATTGATACATGTTTCATCTAATGTAAAAGACAATCTTATGTTATCATTGAGAAAGGCTCTCTATAGAAAAGGAATATGTACACGTAAAATGGCAGTAACTGGTTTTCTTGaactattaaaaatgttaaaaatgaattttagaAGAAATCTTTCAAATGATTATTCTAGCAATTCCTCCATGTCTATTACATTATCTAATTCAACATCCATATTAACTCAG gtAACTTTAGAAAAACACAATAATATAGGAAATAATTATGGATGCAATAAAAGATTATGTGttgacatattaaatatattaaaaaagtgtTTTACTCAAGAATATGAAGTCAGATCACATTTATATGAAG gaTTATATGAAGTTGTAATTAAGAATCCTGAACTATCGGAATACATAGTGGAAATATTACTTGCTCAATTGAatctttattttgaaatagatGAAAATGTATTACCTCCATTAAAGATTGATCTAAGTGctgatataaacgatatacaAATTGTTCCAAAAGAGCCTATAGCCACATTGATTTCTGTATTACAagcaatttatataaaaacagcTTTAGAAGATTgggaaattttaaataaagttgCTATCATTCTAGAGTCACTGTGTATAAGGATGGCACGAACTGAAACGGAACATTTAAATTTG GATGATACAATGAATTTACTTGATAATACACCAAAATCACAAcaaaaattacataatttaaaagaaatgataggCGTATAtgaatctttaatatcattcagAGTTAATTCCTGGgttaatgaaagtaaaaatatagcAAAAAGTATATATGGTCTTTTTAAAGGATATAATAGGTTAATGGACATTATTAAg aatataagaaaaaagaagggaaacaaaaataaaaaaaataaagatgcaAATAACACTACatttaagaagaaaagccattcagatattataaaattgccAAATGGAAATATAAGTTTAAACATAGTGTGTAAAATTTTAGAACTACATTATTT AGACAAGTGGTCAGACAATGATGAAGCTAAGATTTTAAGATCACATAGAgacttttatcattatattttacaaagttGCATTTCTACTTttcaaacaataatattattaagtataCCAGACTttgaaaaacacaaaaaacaatatataaaagtgtatCATAAAATTGGAGA attactctataaaaatgtaattttggAATTTAGAAATGCATTTAATGATGATCAACAGGGAACATTATTAGCTTTACAGTGTTTTAAGGAATATTGTTGTCTAATATGTTCAAAGTTTTCTTCTCAATTGCCACAATTTCTTTatagtatgt GTAATGAAAAGCCAATGGAAAGTTTTAATATGCAATTGGAAacatttattttgtctttCAAAGCtccattgaaaatttctttcgaacaaGATTCTGATGAGCctgaattttataaacaaatgtcGTTAATACTTTTAGAAATTATACAACAATTTGTGCATCAATTGAActttcatgaaaaaaatactaaaaaa atttttgAATGGATTAGTAAATGTTCACAAATGGAAGGCATCAGTGTTTCTGCAGCTATTTTGATCCTTCAAATCCTTTTATGGATAGAAGATTGCGATAAAGACAATggagaaatattaaatgatatttgtcTGGAAATATCAGAGAAACTGGGTATGATACATAAG ATTGAAAcatcaaaaaatgaaaaatataaaattataaacgaaaatacaGTTGTGCAAGCTTATAGCGTACTTAAtcattacataaaaaataaattagataatgTGTCTTGGTTTTTAGAACGTTTGAAAGCTGAACTTGCAATAATGAatgttgttaatattaataatgaacaaC ATGCAGAAGATTTAGTAGAAAAAGAACGCAGTTTATGCAGACAATTGTCTTATATCATTCAAATACTTTATACATTGGCCAACATATCTATCGATCCAGGTCAATCTACCAACTCGATATTTAAGAACTTACAACAATTGTATAACATATTGAGTAAACttactaaatatttttataataaatcgagCAGTGGAAATGCAGCATTTCATGCTGTTAG gtTTATTCAGGTGATACAATTAGCTGGAAAACCATTAAAAtctactttttataatttagtaACCCACATAGAG GAAAGTCAAAGTAAAGACAAAAAACGATTAAAGACagatacaaatatacaaaaaaatcatattttaaaagaaactaAATTAATACCACGTGTTGTTTATGAAATTGAACAGTTTAGTAAAGAAGTACTGCTCCTTGCAAAAAAAACAGGG gtacctttagaaaattatatcaaacatAGCGTAACACGTGATTTCCGAATATTAGATTCACGATTAACAGAATCTCTTGAACAAGTAGATGTCAGTAtg tTAAGCACGCAACGCACTAATGtcacaaatataaataacagtCTTACACATGATTTGGATAATAATTCATCATCCATAACAGAACATTCTTTGACTGAGTCATAA
- the LOC124955461 gene encoding Fanconi anemia group I protein homolog isoform X2 — protein sequence MYAKLQDLMGRKDRPRLHKFVQNVNIEELCKVLCDKIYSADIVKVLDEILQAFCNADKFSENKLKVVKAILKTLGSAKINSNNAEEIISLIAMDFPNFSKNCLIQLVQFSTSNIYSNEDNFYSWKDLLPVLLEILEQEKYIDYMNSEVTGSEYKMLIVKSICNSQWEPSIVPCLAKMFGDMILEKKDLNVVIIALCHKLCMIALNEIPPFVYQTLRLCSNFSCIHLIVSLRKYFASYYSNANSKEKENNLDDISTTSLKEIQDAESNVLFHIHHATQLHYKCIKDLILAFKKFSIVPEYVLEPFILSTIFIISSVHEEQVFEMLHQTILRKMQDDEKCKNSAWLKSLMNNNCDIMNIIDQVIANSDKDRHVVLKGIMELGFVLMDTEHTIGKVNKYPTHNIGIQILQRLMKKRHEICGSVLQLLTDKIVAGGLLISQYTDCLAYMCSKLAMNVLDFQTYIITLLDQLLCVPGTAAVQILYAVLPLIHVSSNVKDNLMLSLRKALYRKGICTRKMAVTGFLELLKMLKMNFRRNLSNDYSSNSSMSITLSNSTSILTQVTLEKHNNIGNNYGCNKRLCVDILNILKKCFTQEYEVRSHLYEGLYEVVIKNPELSEYIVEILLAQLNLYFEIDENVLPPLKIDLSADINDIQIVPKEPIATLISVLQAIYIKTALEDWEILNKVAIILESLCIRMARTETEHLNLDDTMNLLDNTPKSQQKLHNLKEMIGVYESLISFRVNSWVNESKNIAKSIYGLFKGYNRLMDIIKNIRKKKGNKNKKNKDANNTTFKKKSHSDIIKLPNGNISLNIVCKILELHYLDKWSDNDEAKILRSHRDFYHYILQSCISTFQTIILLSIPDFEKHKKQYIKVYHKIGELLYKNVILEFRNAFNDDQQGTLLALQCFKEYCCLICSKFSSQLPQFLYSNEKPMESFNMQLETFILSFKAPLKISFEQDSDEPEFYKQMSLILLEIIQQFVHQLNFHEKNTKKIFEWISKCSQMEGISVSAAILILQILLWIEDCDKDNGEILNDICLEISEKLGMIHKIETSKNEKYKIINENTVVQAYSVLNHYIKNKLDNVSWFLERLKAELAIMNVVNINNEQHAEDLVEKERSLCRQLSYIIQILYTLANISIDPGQSTNSIFKNLQQLYNILSKLTKYFYNKSSSGNAAFHAVRFIQVIQLAGKPLKSTFYNLVTHIEESQSKDKKRLKTDTNIQKNHILKETKLIPRVVYEIEQFSKEVLLLAKKTGVPLENYIKHSVTRDFRILDSRLTESLEQVDVSMLSTQRTNVTNINNSLTHDLDNNSSSITEHSLTES from the exons ATGTATGCGAAATTACAAGATCTAATGGGTCGAAAAGACCGACCACGATTACACAAATTCGTACAGAATGTAAATATAGAAGAA ctTTGCAAAGTATTATGTGATAAGATTTATAGCGCAGATATAGTAAAAGTGTTGGATGAAATACTACAAGCATTTTGTAATGCTGATAAATTTTctgaaaacaaattaaaagtaGTGAAAGCCATACTAAAAACTCTAGGAAGTGCtaaaattaatagtaataacgcaGAAGAAATCATCAGTCTTATAGCTATGGATTTTcctaatttttcaaagaattgtCTAATTCAATTAGTACAATTTTCTActtctaatatttattcaaacgaAGATAATTTCTACAg ttgGAAAGATTTATTACCGGTGTTACTAGAAATCttagaacaagaaaaatatattgattatatgaATTCAGAAGTCACTGGAAGTGAATATAAGATGCTTATCGTTAAATCCATATGTAACAGCCAATGGGAGCCTAGCATTGTACCATGTCTAGCGAAAATGTTTgg AGACATGATTCTGGAGAAAAAAGATCTGAATGTGGTAATTATTGCATTGTGTCATAAACTTTGCATGATTGCTTTAAATGAAATCCCACCTTTTGTATATCAGACTCTTAGATTATGTAGTAATTTTAGTTGTATACATTTGATTGTATCACTGCGTAAATATTTTGCATCGTATTATTCAAATGcaaatagtaaagaaaaagagaataatttagACGATATTA gTACAACaagtttaaaagaaatacaagatGCAGAAAGTAATGTACTGTTTCACATACATCATGCCACACAATtacattataaatgtataaaagatttgatacttgcatttaaaaaattttctatagtaCCAGAATATGTATTAGAacctttcattttatctacgatatttataatctcCAGTGTACATGAAGAACAG GTTTTTGAAATGCTTCATCAGAcgattttaagaaaaatgcaagatgatgaaaaatgtaagaatAGTGCTTGGTTAAAAtctttaatgaataataattgtgatattatgaatattatagatCAAGTTATAGCAAATag tGATAAAGACCGTCATGTTGTATTAAAAGGAATTATGGAGTTAGGATTTGTGCTTATGGATACAGAACATACAATTggaaaagttaataaatatccAACACATAATATTGGTATACAGATACTTCAAAgattaatgaagaaaagacATGAGATATGTGGATCTGTACTTCAATTATTAACTGATAAAATAGTGGCAGGTGGTTTGTTAATATCGCAGTACACAg ATTGTTTGGCATATATGTGCTCTAAATTAGCAATGAATGTGCTCGATTTTCAAACTTATATAATTACTCTTCTTGATCAATTGCTATGTGTACCTGGTACTGCAGCTGTACAAATTCTTTACGCAGTTTTGCCATTGATACATGTTTCATCTAATGTAAAAGACAATCTTATGTTATCATTGAGAAAGGCTCTCTATAGAAAAGGAATATGTACACGTAAAATGGCAGTAACTGGTTTTCTTGaactattaaaaatgttaaaaatgaattttagaAGAAATCTTTCAAATGATTATTCTAGCAATTCCTCCATGTCTATTACATTATCTAATTCAACATCCATATTAACTCAG gtAACTTTAGAAAAACACAATAATATAGGAAATAATTATGGATGCAATAAAAGATTATGTGttgacatattaaatatattaaaaaagtgtTTTACTCAAGAATATGAAGTCAGATCACATTTATATGAAG gaTTATATGAAGTTGTAATTAAGAATCCTGAACTATCGGAATACATAGTGGAAATATTACTTGCTCAATTGAatctttattttgaaatagatGAAAATGTATTACCTCCATTAAAGATTGATCTAAGTGctgatataaacgatatacaAATTGTTCCAAAAGAGCCTATAGCCACATTGATTTCTGTATTACAagcaatttatataaaaacagcTTTAGAAGATTgggaaattttaaataaagttgCTATCATTCTAGAGTCACTGTGTATAAGGATGGCACGAACTGAAACGGAACATTTAAATTTG GATGATACAATGAATTTACTTGATAATACACCAAAATCACAAcaaaaattacataatttaaaagaaatgataggCGTATAtgaatctttaatatcattcagAGTTAATTCCTGGgttaatgaaagtaaaaatatagcAAAAAGTATATATGGTCTTTTTAAAGGATATAATAGGTTAATGGACATTATTAAg aatataagaaaaaagaagggaaacaaaaataaaaaaaataaagatgcaAATAACACTACatttaagaagaaaagccattcagatattataaaattgccAAATGGAAATATAAGTTTAAACATAGTGTGTAAAATTTTAGAACTACATTATTT AGACAAGTGGTCAGACAATGATGAAGCTAAGATTTTAAGATCACATAGAgacttttatcattatattttacaaagttGCATTTCTACTTttcaaacaataatattattaagtataCCAGACTttgaaaaacacaaaaaacaatatataaaagtgtatCATAAAATTGGAGA attactctataaaaatgtaattttggAATTTAGAAATGCATTTAATGATGATCAACAGGGAACATTATTAGCTTTACAGTGTTTTAAGGAATATTGTTGTCTAATATGTTCAAAGTTTTCTTCTCAATTGCCACAATTTCTTTata GTAATGAAAAGCCAATGGAAAGTTTTAATATGCAATTGGAAacatttattttgtctttCAAAGCtccattgaaaatttctttcgaacaaGATTCTGATGAGCctgaattttataaacaaatgtcGTTAATACTTTTAGAAATTATACAACAATTTGTGCATCAATTGAActttcatgaaaaaaatactaaaaaa atttttgAATGGATTAGTAAATGTTCACAAATGGAAGGCATCAGTGTTTCTGCAGCTATTTTGATCCTTCAAATCCTTTTATGGATAGAAGATTGCGATAAAGACAATggagaaatattaaatgatatttgtcTGGAAATATCAGAGAAACTGGGTATGATACATAAG ATTGAAAcatcaaaaaatgaaaaatataaaattataaacgaaaatacaGTTGTGCAAGCTTATAGCGTACTTAAtcattacataaaaaataaattagataatgTGTCTTGGTTTTTAGAACGTTTGAAAGCTGAACTTGCAATAATGAatgttgttaatattaataatgaacaaC ATGCAGAAGATTTAGTAGAAAAAGAACGCAGTTTATGCAGACAATTGTCTTATATCATTCAAATACTTTATACATTGGCCAACATATCTATCGATCCAGGTCAATCTACCAACTCGATATTTAAGAACTTACAACAATTGTATAACATATTGAGTAAACttactaaatatttttataataaatcgagCAGTGGAAATGCAGCATTTCATGCTGTTAG gtTTATTCAGGTGATACAATTAGCTGGAAAACCATTAAAAtctactttttataatttagtaACCCACATAGAG GAAAGTCAAAGTAAAGACAAAAAACGATTAAAGACagatacaaatatacaaaaaaatcatattttaaaagaaactaAATTAATACCACGTGTTGTTTATGAAATTGAACAGTTTAGTAAAGAAGTACTGCTCCTTGCAAAAAAAACAGGG gtacctttagaaaattatatcaaacatAGCGTAACACGTGATTTCCGAATATTAGATTCACGATTAACAGAATCTCTTGAACAAGTAGATGTCAGTAtg tTAAGCACGCAACGCACTAATGtcacaaatataaataacagtCTTACACATGATTTGGATAATAATTCATCATCCATAACAGAACATTCTTTGACTGAGTCATAA